From the genome of Indicator indicator isolate 239-I01 chromosome 17, UM_Iind_1.1, whole genome shotgun sequence, one region includes:
- the ZIC3 gene encoding zinc finger protein ZIC 3, which produces MTMLLDGGPQFPALGVGGFAAPRHHEMPGRDAAAAGMGLGPFGDSSHAAAFKLNTAPHDLAAGQSSAFTPQAPGYASALGHHHHHHHHAGQVPSYSGAAAFNSTRDFLFRNRGSGIADAASGTAQHGLFGGSPGGLHGPGGIPDTPGYLLFPGLHEQSPSHTSPNGHVDNGQMHLGLRGDLFGRPDPYRAVSSPRTDPYAGAQFHNYNHMNMNMGMNVAAHHHHHHHHGPGAFFRYMRQPIKQELSCKWLDESQLSRPKKSCDRTFSTMHELVTHVTMEHVGGPEQNNHICYWDECPREGKSFKAKYKLVNHIRVHTGEKPFPCPFPGCGKIFARSENLKIHKRTHTGEKPFKCEFEGCDRRFANSSDRKKHMHVHTSDKPYICKVCDKSYTHPSSLRKHMKVHESQGSDSSPAASSGYESSTPPAVGSAGSKDSTKTLPATLQSNPGHNPGLPPNFNEWYV; this is translated from the exons ATGACGATGCTGCTGGACGGCGGGCCGCAGTTCCCGGCGCTGGGGGTGGGCGGCTTCGCGGCACCCCGCCACCACGAGATGCCGGGCCGCGACGCCGCTGCCGCCGGCATGGGGCTGGGCCCTTTCGGGGACTCTTCGCACGCCGCCGCCTTCAAGCTGAACACGGCCCCGCACGACCTCGCCGCCGGGCAGAGCTCGGCGTTCACGCCGCAGGCGCCGGGCTACGCCAGCGCCTTGggtcaccaccaccatcaccatcaccacgcCGGCCAGGTGCCCTCCTACAGCGGGGCCGCCGCCTTCAACTCCACCCGCGACTTTCTGTTCCGCAACCGCGGCTCCGGCATCGCGGATGCCGCCTCTGGCACGGCGCAACACGGGCTCTTCGGCGGCTCCCCCGGCGGTTTGCACGGGCCCGGCGGCATCCCGGACACCCCGGGCTACTTACTCTTTCCCGGGCTCCACGAGCAGAGCCCGAGCCACACATCCCCCAACGGGCATGTGGACAACGGGCAGATGCACCTGGGGCTACGTGGGGACCTCTTCGGGCGACCGGATCCCTACCGGGCAGTCTCCAGCCCCCGCACGGACCCTTACGCTGGCGCCCAGTTCCACAACTACAACCACATGAACATGAATATGGGCATGAACGTGGCggcccatcaccaccaccatcaccaccacggCCCGGGGGCTTTCTTTCGGTACATGCGCCAGCCCATCAAGCAAGAATTGTCCTGCAAGTGGCTTGACGAGAGCCAGCTCAGCCGGCCCAAAAAGAGCTGCGACAGGACTTTTAGCACCATGCACGAACTGGTGACCCATGTCACCATGGAGCACGTCGGGGGACCGGAGCAGAACAACCACATCTGCTACTGGGACGAGTGTCCGCGGGAAGGCAAGTCCTTCAAGGCGAAATACAAACTGGTGAACCATATTAGGGTGCACACGGGGGAAAAGCCttttccctgtcccttcccGGGCTGCGGCAAGATCTTTGCCCGCTCCGAGAACCTCAAGATTCACAAGCGGACGCACACAG GTGAGAAGCCCTTCAAGTGCGAGTTTGAGGGCTGTGACCGGCGCTTCGCCAACAGCAGCGACAGGAAGAAACACATGCACGTCCACACCTCGGACAAGCCCTACATCTGCAAGGTGTGCGACAAATCCTACACCCACCCCAGCTCACTTAGGAAACATATGAAG GTGCACGAGTCCCAGGGGTCGGACTCTTCTCCTGCCGCCAGTTCGGGGTACGAGTCCTCTACCCCCCCTGCGGTGGGCTCCGCCGGCAGTAAGGACTCCACTAAAACGCTGCCGGCCACCCTTCAGAGTAACCCCGGCCACAACCCTGGACTGCCCCCCAATTTTAATGAGTGGTATGTGTGA